Proteins from a single region of Desulfobacter postgatei 2ac9:
- a CDS encoding helicase-related protein, producing MNKPSRLSLFLISLKAGGMGLNLTAADYLIHLDPWWNPAVEDQTLDRAHCIGQRRPVTIYRLITRGTVEEKIVQMHRRKRKLADRLLTGSNLSGKMSAEELLALIQN from the coding sequence ATGAATAAGCCCTCCAGACTATCCCTGTTTTTGATCAGTCTCAAAGCCGGGGGCATGGGGTTGAACCTGACAGCAGCGGATTATCTGATCCATCTGGACCCATGGTGGAATCCGGCGGTGGAGGATCAGACATTGGACCGTGCCCATTGTATTGGTCAGCGCAGGCCTGTGACCATTTATCGCTTGATAACCCGGGGAACGGTGGAAGAAAAAATTGTGCAGATGCATCGCCGGAAACGAAAACTTGCGGACAGGCTGCTCACGGGGAGCAACTTAAGCGGGAAAATGTCTGCCGAAGAACTTCTGGCTTTAATCCAAAATTAG
- a CDS encoding 5-methylcytosine restriction system specificity protein McrC, with protein MIDSLSFNRATFWYEQIIMQCRWFIQGLHPDVLIGDNACLSLLFDMNKLFESYVANIFRKLAWTQGLRLREQGPQKYMVCRVDSNEQLFLMKPDMVFLDNSNHFESIADAKWKLLDDREKKMGIYQADLYQMAGYATRYKVTRLALIYPKQQWLLKPVVLQLQGSLSTLQIIPVDVTGEEKQEIF; from the coding sequence ATCATTGACAGCCTCAGCTTTAACCGCGCCACTTTTTGGTACGAACAAATTATCATGCAGTGCCGATGGTTTATCCAGGGGTTGCACCCGGATGTCCTAATTGGAGACAACGCCTGTCTGAGCCTGCTTTTTGACATGAACAAACTTTTTGAGTCCTATGTGGCAAATATCTTCCGAAAGCTTGCATGGACCCAGGGGCTGCGCCTCAGAGAACAAGGCCCCCAAAAGTATATGGTCTGCCGTGTTGACAGTAATGAGCAATTATTCCTCATGAAACCGGATATGGTTTTTCTGGACAACAGCAACCATTTTGAATCTATAGCAGATGCAAAATGGAAACTGCTCGATGACCGGGAAAAGAAAATGGGTATCTACCAGGCAGACCTTTACCAGATGGCCGGCTACGCCACGCGCTACAAAGTGACCCGTTTGGCCTTAATTTATCCGAAACAGCAGTGGCTGCTAAAACCCGTGGTACTTCAACTTCAAGGCTCCCTGTCAACACTACAAATTATTCCTGTTGACGTGACTGGTGAAGAGAAACAAGAAATTTTTTAA
- a CDS encoding 5-methylcytosine restriction system specificity protein McrC yields MEVITLIEHESLPIIAQRSYGQKAITAEQAKALEKIERQLPPQAYSWGHRSIKFAQYCGVISLGPLSVEILPKIYGRETDPGACRKALIKMLIRARQLKAQRGGTANIALQKHALLDVFILNFCDQLHAELMQGMIR; encoded by the coding sequence GTGGAAGTTATAACTCTTATCGAACATGAAAGCCTGCCCATCATTGCACAAAGGTCGTATGGCCAGAAAGCAATAACAGCAGAGCAGGCAAAAGCCTTAGAGAAGATTGAACGCCAGCTTCCGCCACAGGCCTATTCCTGGGGGCACCGTTCAATAAAATTCGCCCAATACTGTGGGGTGATCTCTTTAGGCCCGTTGTCTGTAGAAATTTTGCCGAAAATCTACGGGAGAGAAACCGATCCGGGAGCGTGTCGGAAAGCGTTAATTAAAATGCTGATCCGAGCCCGGCAGCTCAAAGCGCAACGCGGTGGAACGGCAAATATAGCTTTACAGAAACACGCCCTGTTAGATGTTTTTATCCTTAACTTCTGTGATCAGCTGCATGCCGAACTTATGCAGGGCATGATTCGCTGA
- a CDS encoding EVE domain-containing protein has product MSRYCPDRNIKPMINAAEHWRQHGLLDDGWALPKWLEQIPECDSRQFRHMMLFLLFPDTFERIFGGRDRRRIISSFTGKSDAQINNLSALEIDSALTEVRKQQEEIYGMTDIDFYVPPLRDIWGTARNMAWLLVWNPDNWPWENLPADRAATHEGKTVTLRFTCANRNAGVGDKAYLLRTAVDPKGIVATGNIVTAPYEDAHDDEQKAAKGETAWYVEVAFTRIQDPLPGDSYLTRKDLNKITIEQQNWSPQSSGIEIKPRTAGILKKHWENVVESGIKKCAQTV; this is encoded by the coding sequence ATGAGCAGATATTGTCCGGATCGTAACATAAAGCCGATGATAAACGCGGCAGAACACTGGCGGCAGCATGGTTTGCTGGATGATGGCTGGGCTCTGCCAAAATGGTTGGAGCAGATCCCTGAGTGTGATTCCCGGCAGTTTCGCCACATGATGCTTTTTCTGCTTTTCCCCGATACGTTTGAACGGATTTTCGGGGGGAGGGACCGGCGCAGGATTATTTCATCGTTTACCGGTAAATCCGATGCGCAGATCAATAACCTGTCTGCCCTGGAGATTGACAGTGCCCTGACAGAGGTCAGAAAACAGCAGGAAGAAATATACGGCATGACGGACATTGATTTCTACGTGCCGCCGCTCAGGGATATTTGGGGAACTGCCAGAAACATGGCGTGGTTGCTTGTCTGGAATCCGGACAACTGGCCCTGGGAGAACCTGCCCGCAGACCGGGCCGCGACCCATGAAGGAAAAACGGTGACTCTAAGGTTTACCTGTGCCAATCGTAACGCCGGCGTGGGCGACAAGGCGTATCTCTTGAGAACGGCGGTAGATCCAAAAGGAATCGTGGCCACCGGGAATATTGTAACAGCGCCGTATGAAGACGCACACGATGATGAACAAAAAGCTGCCAAAGGTGAAACCGCCTGGTATGTTGAGGTTGCCTTCACCCGAATACAAGATCCGTTGCCAGGTGATTCATATCTGACCAGGAAAGATCTGAACAAAATAACAATAGAGCAGCAAAACTGGTCCCCACAGTCATCCGGGATTGAAATCAAGCCCCGCACGGCCGGGATTTTAAAAAAACATTGGGAGAACGTTGTTGAGTCCGGCATTAAAAAATGCGCCCAGACTGTTTAA
- a CDS encoding ATP-binding protein, translating into MTPRNILHTTVRRNEQMARVFHDLKLMEREGSGYDRMYEVLLSQATRYFVDPVLLQKLEFPKSTTLSLIEPHRLKALILEDLQRYPESAISDIHSRIAPELDRHRIKLALEALYEEGAVHYHGEKRWRRYALGSE; encoded by the coding sequence GTGACCCCCCGCAATATCCTGCACACAACGGTACGCCGTAATGAACAGATGGCCAGGGTTTTCCATGATCTTAAACTCATGGAGCGTGAGGGCAGCGGTTATGACCGGATGTACGAGGTGCTCCTTTCCCAGGCAACCCGGTATTTTGTGGACCCGGTCCTGCTGCAAAAACTGGAATTCCCTAAGTCAACAACACTGAGCCTGATTGAGCCCCACAGGTTAAAGGCGCTCATTCTGGAAGATCTCCAGCGCTACCCTGAATCCGCCATCAGCGATATCCATTCCCGCATCGCCCCGGAACTGGACCGCCATCGGATTAAGCTTGCCCTGGAGGCGCTTTATGAGGAGGGTGCCGTTCATTACCACGGAGAGAAGCGCTGGCGTCGTTACGCTCTTGGCAGTGAATGA
- a CDS encoding AlbA family DNA-binding domain-containing protein: MPMPGGRILIGIEDGKSFPPPGQVIPPTLPENVRKRISELTVNVIISLAVCTSENGGQYLEVHIPRSHAPASTTDGRYYMRISDDCKPLVGSDIQRLLDERSAQPWETLTTLGVPVERVDPAKLAAFSSGIRASDRVKPSVKEKDDRELLTHYMLAVNGLLTNLGILCVGGQQDRAMLGTGPVIQFLKGGDPPQYPAHNGTP; encoded by the coding sequence TTGCCAATGCCCGGCGGCAGAATCCTGATCGGTATTGAAGATGGGAAATCCTTTCCGCCACCGGGCCAGGTTATCCCCCCGACCCTGCCGGAGAATGTAAGAAAACGTATCAGCGAACTGACCGTCAACGTGATTATTTCCCTGGCGGTGTGTACCAGCGAGAACGGCGGTCAATATCTGGAGGTGCATATCCCAAGATCCCATGCCCCGGCATCCACAACCGACGGCCGCTATTACATGCGGATTTCCGATGACTGCAAGCCCCTTGTGGGAAGCGATATCCAGCGCCTTCTGGATGAACGCAGTGCCCAGCCCTGGGAAACCCTGACCACCCTGGGGGTTCCGGTGGAGCGGGTGGACCCTGCCAAGCTGGCAGCCTTTTCTTCGGGCATCCGTGCATCCGACCGGGTTAAACCCTCTGTCAAGGAGAAGGATGACAGGGAGCTTTTGACCCATTACATGCTGGCGGTGAATGGCCTTTTGACAAATCTTGGTATCCTTTGTGTGGGCGGGCAGCAGGATCGGGCCATGCTCGGTACGGGTCCTGTTATCCAATTTCTCAAAGGGGGTGACCCCCCGCAATATCCTGCACACAACGGTACGCCGTAA
- a CDS encoding MTH1187 family thiamine-binding protein: protein MNTLVAVAISPSGTGDELSGEVAQVIKVIRESGLKNRTNSMFTEIEGPWDEVMKVVKEAAFVLAEKGIRTGLVLKADIRPGYTNMMTAKVDKVNTLLGGPDGHKE from the coding sequence ATGAATACATTGGTTGCAGTTGCCATATCACCCAGCGGAACAGGGGATGAACTTAGCGGGGAGGTTGCACAAGTCATAAAAGTCATCAGGGAATCAGGCCTTAAAAATCGGACGAATTCGATGTTCACGGAGATCGAAGGCCCGTGGGATGAGGTAATGAAGGTTGTAAAAGAGGCCGCATTCGTACTTGCCGAAAAAGGGATCCGCACGGGCCTTGTTCTGAAAGCGGATATACGGCCTGGATATACAAACATGATGACGGCCAAAGTGGATAAAGTGAACACGCTTTTGGGAGGGCCGGATGGGCATAAGGAATAA
- a CDS encoding thiamine phosphate synthase, with protein sequence MGIRNKLDISAYFVVGPENTKGRPVAPIIRDAVDAGFTCVQIRSKTASARQLIELTGQASEVIAKTGKSDIVTLLVNDRLDVVLAAKKQGIKVDGIHVGQTDIPVDVCREYLGPDAVVGLSARTHELFEYIKNADVSLIDYFGAGPVHETTTKPDSGLDVDGKRITRSIEEITTLSRLSSIPVVVGGGVKLADIPSLARTGVAGFFVVSAISEADDPGHEAANLVKTWNSHKR encoded by the coding sequence ATGGGCATAAGGAATAAACTGGATATTTCAGCATATTTTGTGGTGGGGCCGGAGAATACCAAAGGCCGTCCTGTTGCGCCCATTATCCGGGATGCGGTGGACGCAGGTTTTACATGCGTGCAGATCCGGTCAAAAACAGCTTCTGCCAGGCAATTAATCGAATTGACCGGCCAGGCGTCCGAGGTGATTGCGAAAACCGGAAAATCCGATATTGTGACCCTGTTGGTGAATGACCGCCTTGACGTGGTTCTGGCGGCAAAAAAACAAGGCATAAAGGTTGACGGCATCCATGTGGGCCAAACAGATATCCCCGTGGACGTCTGCCGGGAATATTTGGGTCCTGATGCCGTTGTCGGTTTGTCCGCCAGGACCCATGAACTGTTCGAATACATAAAAAATGCCGATGTCAGCCTGATTGACTATTTTGGCGCAGGCCCTGTCCATGAAACAACGACCAAGCCGGACAGCGGGCTTGATGTGGACGGAAAAAGAATTACAAGGAGCATTGAAGAGATTACAACCCTTTCCCGGCTTAGTTCAATTCCCGTGGTGGTTGGCGGCGGCGTCAAACTTGCTGACATACCGTCTCTTGCGCGGACAGGCGTTGCCGGCTTTTTCGTTGTATCTGCGATATCTGAGGCAGATGATCCGGGGCATGAAGCCGCAAACCTGGTTAAAACCTGGAACAGCCATAAGCGGTAA
- a CDS encoding Rossmann-like domain-containing protein, with protein sequence MTINDIYIQLKEALKSEIVRHDLADKRIDIKCKPLSVEEAIGTPEHDDYPIVKGKEVMMAATFNRASGQSFTDEYTDISLSVEGLLETDHTKTNERAIFIAGLNAVYRSLQLCEKTIHCKDKEPVACAENLIEQPQFSGKKILLVGLQPRFLEYLVKQNTVRVLDLDPDNVGTEKFGVRIESGEYFRDGLDWCDMIFATGSTIVNGTITHFLNCGKPAVFFGVTISAPAKILGLSSYCHCGH encoded by the coding sequence ATGACCATCAACGACATTTACATTCAACTAAAAGAGGCTTTAAAATCAGAAATTGTTCGCCACGATCTGGCAGATAAAAGAATTGACATCAAATGCAAACCATTGTCTGTAGAAGAAGCCATCGGCACCCCGGAGCATGATGACTACCCCATTGTCAAAGGCAAAGAGGTGATGATGGCAGCAACATTTAACCGGGCTTCCGGCCAGTCGTTCACGGACGAGTACACGGATATCTCTTTATCCGTGGAGGGATTGCTTGAAACGGACCATACAAAAACCAATGAGCGGGCAATTTTTATTGCAGGTCTTAATGCGGTTTACAGATCCTTGCAGCTTTGTGAAAAAACAATACATTGCAAGGATAAGGAACCGGTGGCGTGCGCCGAAAACCTGATTGAGCAGCCGCAGTTTTCAGGGAAAAAGATTCTTCTGGTCGGGCTTCAGCCAAGATTTCTGGAATATCTTGTCAAACAGAACACGGTGCGGGTCCTGGATCTTGACCCGGACAACGTGGGTACCGAAAAGTTCGGTGTGCGCATAGAATCAGGGGAATATTTCAGGGATGGGCTTGACTGGTGCGACATGATATTTGCCACCGGCTCCACCATTGTGAACGGCACCATTACCCATTTTCTGAACTGCGGAAAACCTGCCGTGTTTTTCGGTGTGACCATCAGTGCCCCGGCCAAAATTTTGGGGCTTTCAAGCTATTGCCATTGCGGACACTGA
- the trxC gene encoding thioredoxin TrxC has product MGENQLIIRCTKCGAKNRVPENRVSENPKCGKCGTTLRLEIFDAPVNVTDANFDREVMQSSLPVLVDCWAPWCGPCRAVGPILDGLAKTYKGRLKIAKVNVDENPGTGSKYRIQSIPTMLFVKNGNLVDQVTGALSKEALDVRIKSFI; this is encoded by the coding sequence ATGGGTGAGAACCAATTGATTATTCGGTGTACGAAATGCGGGGCAAAAAACCGGGTACCTGAAAACAGGGTTTCGGAAAATCCCAAGTGCGGTAAGTGCGGGACAACGTTGCGCCTTGAGATTTTTGATGCCCCTGTGAACGTTACGGATGCCAACTTTGACCGGGAGGTCATGCAGTCATCCCTTCCGGTGCTGGTGGACTGCTGGGCGCCCTGGTGCGGTCCCTGCCGGGCTGTGGGCCCCATTCTGGATGGGCTGGCAAAGACTTACAAGGGGCGGCTTAAAATAGCCAAGGTCAATGTGGACGAAAATCCTGGGACCGGCTCAAAATATCGCATCCAAAGCATTCCCACCATGCTTTTCGTGAAAAACGGCAACCTGGTTGATCAGGTCACCGGGGCCTTGTCCAAAGAGGCTTTGGATGTCCGGATAAAATCATTTATCTGA
- a CDS encoding HAMP domain-containing protein has protein sequence MGCEKNNNSDSRQIKTIIFTSLVAIIVLYLFSSFPGLYRSLEGLQSAKRVSFLNDVSDYLFIAVGNYGFERGRVNVVLNDSGPVEKMEANRKFIIKRRNEGDGSLSKALKSLSEIDLPGSEKKIRQVKKIQDQINELRQKTNKDLVVPQSLRKQGLATIWFAAMTKYIESIEALLVTISIDISDADGVISRYSSLKHEVLALRNTAGPEMSILSATILSQKPIKAELIEKIEKLHINTLQHFKNIAAICQGFSKPDIPNALNQLKQSYFSNYLAYRNEILPLAKVGGPYPYSQAEFLSHGVNALKEISHFMDVIVLETKSYAANNLNENRRQMIFQGVSSAGSLLVVFLIMFYINSKVISPIGRLTSILRKFSKKQLGLDVPFLKEDNEIGEMAKAVEIFRQKSIELDEDNRLLKLAEAEKEKLISELQKALKEVKTLSGLLPICAQCKKIRDDKGYWNTLEAYIEQHSDASFSHGMCSECSDKLYGNEDWYIEMKKKNDYE, from the coding sequence ATGGGTTGCGAAAAAAACAACAATTCTGATTCAAGGCAAATAAAAACTATTATTTTTACCTCCTTGGTGGCAATTATTGTTTTATATCTATTTTCTTCTTTTCCGGGTTTATATAGATCTCTTGAAGGCTTACAGAGTGCAAAACGAGTATCATTTCTTAACGATGTTAGTGATTATCTTTTTATAGCGGTCGGAAATTATGGTTTTGAGAGGGGACGGGTTAACGTTGTTCTCAATGATTCAGGTCCTGTTGAAAAAATGGAGGCTAACAGGAAATTTATTATAAAACGTCGTAATGAAGGTGATGGTTCCTTATCAAAAGCTCTCAAAAGCCTTTCAGAGATAGATCTTCCAGGTTCAGAGAAAAAGATTCGTCAAGTAAAAAAAATACAAGACCAAATCAATGAGCTGAGACAAAAAACGAATAAAGACTTGGTGGTGCCTCAAAGCCTCAGAAAGCAGGGCCTTGCGACAATTTGGTTTGCTGCAATGACCAAATACATCGAGAGCATTGAAGCACTTCTTGTGACCATTTCGATAGATATCAGTGATGCGGATGGAGTCATAAGTCGATACTCTTCGCTAAAACATGAAGTATTAGCTTTAAGAAATACAGCTGGTCCAGAAATGTCGATCCTTTCTGCGACCATACTTTCACAAAAACCGATTAAAGCGGAATTAATTGAAAAGATAGAAAAGCTTCACATCAATACTCTTCAACATTTTAAGAACATAGCGGCTATATGCCAGGGCTTTTCAAAACCTGATATTCCAAATGCGCTTAATCAATTAAAACAGAGTTATTTTTCCAATTACCTGGCATATAGAAATGAAATACTTCCTCTTGCTAAAGTAGGCGGACCCTATCCATACTCCCAGGCGGAATTTCTGAGTCACGGCGTGAACGCTCTTAAAGAAATTTCACATTTTATGGATGTTATCGTTTTAGAAACAAAATCTTATGCTGCTAACAATCTCAATGAAAACCGGAGACAAATGATCTTTCAGGGTGTTAGCAGTGCTGGTTCATTGTTAGTCGTTTTTTTGATTATGTTTTATATCAACTCAAAGGTCATTTCACCGATTGGACGTTTAACATCTATTCTACGGAAGTTTTCAAAAAAGCAGCTAGGTTTGGATGTGCCTTTTTTAAAAGAGGATAATGAGATAGGGGAAATGGCCAAAGCGGTAGAAATATTTCGACAGAAATCTATTGAACTGGATGAGGACAATAGGTTATTAAAGCTTGCGGAAGCTGAGAAAGAAAAACTTATCTCTGAGCTCCAGAAAGCATTAAAAGAAGTTAAAACTTTGAGTGGGCTCCTTCCAATCTGCGCCCAGTGTAAAAAAATTCGAGATGATAAAGGTTACTGGAACACATTAGAGGCATATATTGAGCAACACTCTGATGCATCATTCAGTCATGGTATGTGTTCTGAATGTTCAGATAAGCTTTATGGCAATGAGGATTGGTATATTGAAATGAAAAAAAAGAACGATTATGAGTAA
- a CDS encoding hotdog fold thioesterase, with amino-acid sequence MENSRKKKINEYIQRDPFAQLLGAKVEILKPGHSRVTLNINDDMVNFHGITHGGVIFSISDIAFAAASNSHGQTSVALNVGINFLKATKSGDRLVAEAIEQSESGPMVLYDITIKDDRTGEMVAKSQDLVYRKKEWFIPDNSATE; translated from the coding sequence ATGGAAAACAGTAGGAAAAAAAAGATAAATGAATATATTCAGCGAGATCCCTTTGCCCAATTATTAGGGGCAAAAGTTGAAATATTGAAACCGGGGCATAGTCGGGTGACATTGAATATCAATGATGACATGGTGAATTTTCATGGGATCACTCACGGCGGTGTGATTTTCTCCATAAGCGATATAGCCTTTGCTGCAGCAAGCAATTCCCATGGACAGACATCCGTAGCACTGAATGTTGGGATTAACTTTCTGAAAGCAACAAAATCTGGTGACCGACTTGTCGCTGAGGCAATCGAACAGTCCGAATCTGGTCCCATGGTGCTATATGACATTACCATCAAAGATGATAGAACAGGCGAAATGGTTGCCAAAAGCCAAGATTTGGTTTATCGAAAAAAAGAATGGTTCATTCCAGACAATAGTGCAACCGAATAA
- the hisA gene encoding phosphoribosylformimino-5-aminoimidazole carboxamide ribotide isomerase, which yields MKFRPCIDLRNGKVVQIVGSTLSDQTQESLVTNFESALTPAQFARMYRADQLFGGHVIALGPGNTNAALDALQAFPGGLQMGGGINPENAHTFLDAGASHVIVTSYVFSKGRMDMDKLNALVNAVGKNRLVLDLSCRKRDGQFWIVTDRWQKFTEMAVTPATLENLSIFCDEFLVHGVDVEGKMQGIQEELVILLGEHSPIPATYAGGAGRFSDLERVKALGKGRVDLTIGSALDIFGGTIPYQQVVAWHKVQI from the coding sequence ATGAAATTTCGACCCTGCATTGATCTTCGAAACGGCAAAGTCGTCCAGATTGTGGGAAGCACCCTGTCCGACCAAACCCAGGAGAGTCTTGTCACCAATTTTGAAAGCGCCTTAACCCCGGCACAGTTTGCACGGATGTACCGGGCAGACCAACTTTTCGGCGGCCATGTCATTGCCCTTGGCCCAGGAAATACCAATGCCGCCCTCGATGCGCTGCAGGCTTTCCCCGGTGGTCTCCAGATGGGCGGCGGGATTAACCCTGAAAATGCACACACCTTTCTGGATGCCGGCGCATCCCATGTCATCGTCACCTCCTATGTATTCTCCAAAGGCCGCATGGACATGGACAAGCTCAACGCCCTGGTGAATGCCGTGGGCAAAAACCGTCTGGTTCTGGATCTAAGCTGCCGGAAAAGAGACGGACAATTCTGGATTGTGACAGACCGCTGGCAAAAATTCACCGAAATGGCCGTAACCCCGGCAACTCTGGAAAATCTATCCATATTCTGCGACGAATTTTTAGTCCACGGTGTGGATGTGGAAGGCAAAATGCAGGGTATCCAGGAGGAACTGGTGATACTGCTGGGGGAACACAGCCCCATCCCTGCCACCTATGCCGGGGGCGCAGGCCGGTTTTCAGACCTGGAGCGGGTAAAAGCGCTTGGCAAGGGACGTGTGGACCTGACCATCGGTTCCGCCCTGGACATCTTTGGGGGCACCATCCCTTACCAACAGGTGGTGGCGTGGCATAAGGTTCAAATCTGA